Part of the Actinomycetota bacterium genome, GTCGTGACTGATATCCATCAGCTTGTAGGCCCGGGTGAAGCGGTTCTTGTCCGAGATAAGGCCGAAGATTGCGTGTCCCACGGCCACCCCGATCTTGGGGACCACCCGGCACGAGGGGTAGGTCGTGCCGTCGGGGTTGAGCAGGCGGGGGCCCATGACGCCGGCGTCGGGACGGGCCGAGATCGCGGCGAGCATCTTGCCCAGGCTGTCGGAGTCCGGGACGATGTCTGGGTTCAGGAACCAGACGAAGGGGGCGTTGGTCGCCTTGAAGCCCTGGTTGCATGCCCGTCCGTAGCCCACGTTCAGCGTGTTGTCGAGAACGGTCACCCGCGGGTCGATGGCCTCTACGCCGTCCCGGCTTCCGTCGGTGGATGCGTTGTCGACCACCACCACCTGGACCGGGATGCCGGCCGCGGCGGCACACAGGTGCGTGATGCAGTTGCGCAGGTGGTCGCCGGAGTCGAAGTTGATGACGACCAGGGCGAGATCGGCGGCTTGGGCAGGATCCGGAATGGCGGCCTCACCGGGGAAGTGGAGGACTAGCACCGCCGCATTATAGAGGTGACGGTCTAGGCTGACGGAGAAAATGGAGCCAACCCAAACGGCGCACCCCACGATGTCTGCGGTCGTCCTCAACTACAACGGCGGGAAGATGGTCCTCGACTGCGTCGCTGCCCTGCAGGCCCAGAGCCCGCCCTGCTACGAGATCGTCTGTGTCGACAACCACTCGGGCGACGGCTCGGCGAACGACGTGGAGGCCAGGTTCCCCGGCGTTCGGATCGTCCGGCTTCGGGAAAACCTGGGGTTCGCCGGAGGGATGAACCGTGCGATCGACGCTTCAAGTGGAGACTACGTGGCCCTGATCAACCTCGACGTCACCCTGTCGCCCGACTACCTGGACCTGTGCGCGCAGGCGCTTACCGCCGACCCGACCCTGGCCGGTGTGACCGGGAAGCTGCTCCGCCCGGACGAAGCCGACCCGCCGATCCTCGACACCACCGGCCACACCGTCTACCGCAACCGGCGGGCGGTCGACCGGGGCGAACGGGAGCCCGACCTCGGCCAGTACGACGGCGACACCGGCCTCTTCAGCATCTGCGGCGCCGCCCCGATCCTGCGGAGGACCGCCCTGGAGGACGTCCGCCTGGACGGCCAGTACTTCGACGAGGACTTCTTCGCCTACTTCGAGGACTTCGACCTGTGCTGGCGGGCCCAGTTGCGGGGGTGGCACTTCGCGTACGTCCCTCAGGCGCGGGGCACCCACTACCGGGGAGGGAGCGGCGGCAAGTCGTCGACGTTCATCCTTAGCTGCAACCACCGCAACCGGCTGCTGGTGATGCTGCACAACGACTCCCCGGCCAGCTTCCTGCGCCACCTGCCGGGCATCGCGTACACCGAGGTGCGGGCCACCCTCCACATGCTGAGCCTCCGCCCGGCCGCCCTGGTCCGGGCCTGGGCCGCTTTTTTCCGGCTGCTCCCCCGCCAGATCGGCAAGCGCCGCCGGATCCAGGCCGGCCGTAAGGTGCCGTGGCAGGAGCTGGAACACTGGTTCCAGTCCTACGACTACCGGTTCTCCGAGATGCTCCGCCGGGCCCGCCAGCGGAAGGCGGTCCGGTGAGGATAGGCATCCACGCCGACCCGGCGGCCCACTCGATCCCGGGCGGGGTAGGGGTTTACGTGCGGCGCCTGGTCGACGAGCTGCTGGCCGCCCCGGGCGACGACGAGCTCAACCTGATCATCTCCCGCTTCGCCACGCCCCCTGCGGCCTGGGTGGAGGCGACCATGATCCGGCCCCAGCTGAAATTCGCCGCACTCTACGCAGCGTGGAACTTTGCCAACCGGCCCCCGATCACCGAAACGCTCGACGTCGTCCACGCCACCAACCTCGTCATCCCGCCGGCCGCCGGGGCGGCACTGGTCTCGACGATCCACGACCTCGCAGTCGACCAGATGCCCGAGGTGGTTCCCTTCCCGTGGCGCCAGCTCTACCGCCGGGGCCTGAAGCGGGCGCTGGAGGAGTCGAAGGTCATCTGCGCGGTGTCCGAGGCGACGAAGCAGGGGATAGTCGACGCCTACGGCACCGACCCGGAGCGGATCCTGGTCACCCCGGAGGCCGCCAACGTGACCCCGGCGAGCCCGGTCGACGACAACGTCTTCAAGCGGCTCGGAATAGAGGGACCCTACGTGCTGAACGTCGGGACCGTCGAGCCGCGCAAAAACCAGGCCCGCCTGGTCAAGGCCTTCGTCGACGCCGGCCCCCACCTCGCGGGCCACACCCTGGTACTGGCCGGCATCCCCGGCTGGGGGCAGGAGGAGGTGGAGGCGGTGATCGAGAAGCTGAAGGTGCGCCACCGGGTGATCCTGAGCGGCAAGGTCACCAACCTGGAGCTCGCCTCGCTCTACTCCCGGGCCTCGATCTTCGCCCTGCCCTCGCTCTACGAGGGGTTCGGCATCCCGCTGGTCGAGGCGATGTCCTTCGGCATCCCGTCGGTCGCCGGGTCCACCCCGGCCCTCGCCGAGCTGGCGGGCGACGCGGCCCTGCTGGCGGATGCCCGGGACGCCAACGCCCTCGCCCAGGCGCTGGAGCAGCTGGCAAGCGACGAGGCCCTGCGGACGCGCCTCGCCGCCGCAGCGACCGCCCGGGCGGCCGGCTACACCTGGGCAAAGACGGCTCGGCTGACGCTGACGGCCTACCGGAGGGCCGCCGGGTGAGGATCTCGCTGATCTCGACGCTGCTGAACGAAGCCGCCGGCCTGAAGGAGATGCTCGCCGCGGTCGACGGGCAGACCCGGGCGCCCGACGAGGTGGTGATCGTCGACGGCGGCTCGACCGACGGGTCGCTGGAGATCCTCCAGGGCTGGGCGGACGGGCGACCGGAGATCCGAATAGAGAGCCGGCGGGGCGCCAACATCTCGGCCGGGCGGAACGCTGCGATCAGGCTGGCCACCGGCGACGTGATCGCAGTGACCGACTTCGGCTGCACCCTCGACCCGGAGTGGCTCGCCGCCCTCGCCGCGGGCTTCGAGGGTGGCGCCGACGTGGTCATGGGCTTCTACGCGCCGGACCCCCGCAGCCGGTTCGAGCGGGTCGTCGCCTGCCTGAACCTCCCCGACGCCTCCGAGGTAGACCCGGACAAATTTATGCCGTCGTCCCGCTCGGTGGCGTTCCGCAAAACGGTTTGGGAGAAGGCCGGGGGGTACCCGGAGTGGCTGGCCATCGGAGAGGACATGTACTTCAACTTCCGGGTGCTCGACACCGGCGCCCGGCGGGTCTTTGCACCCGGTGCGCTGGTTCACTGGCGCCTCCGGCCCGACCTGCGCTCGACCCTGCGCCAGTACTTCCGCTACGGCGAGGGCGACGGGCGGGCCGGGATGTACCCCAAACGGCACGCCCTCCGCTTCGGGACCTACGCCGGAGCGGCCGGGTTCCTTGCCGTCGCCTCCCGCCGTCCGGCGCTGCTCGCCTTAGTCCCGGTGGCGGTCGGCGTCCGCATGGCGCCCGCCTACCGCAGGGCGTTCAAACGGCTCGATGCCGCCGAGGCGGCGCTGGCGCTGGCAGTCCTCCCGGTGCTGGAGATGCTAATTGACCTCGCGAAGATGGCCGGATACGTTTCTGGAAGAATCGCCGGGCAGCCGGTGCAGCCCCGAGCGACCCCCTATTCCTGAAAGGCAGTCCCGACCCATGCAAGCGATAGTCCTGGCCGGAGGCAAGGCAACCCGGATGCGGCCCTACACCGACGACCGGCCCAAAGCCATGGTCGAGGTGGCCGGCATGCCGATCGTCGAGCACCAGATCCGGTGGTTGGTCGACAACGGCGTGAAGGAGATCGTGGTCTCCTGCGGCTACAAGGCGGAGATCCTCCAGGAGCACCTGCAGGACGGGCAGGACGTCGGCGCGGCCATCACCTACGCAGTGGAGTCAGAGCCTCTCGGCCGGGGCGGAGGCCTGAAGTTCGCCGCCCGCCGGGTGCCCCACCCCGAGCAGTTCACCTTCGCCCTGAACGGTGACGTGCTCTCCCGCTTCGCCCTTGCGGACCTGCTGGCGCACCACCGTTCGGTCGGCGCGACCGCCACCGTGGCTCTCGCCCCCTACAAGACCACCTGGGGGATTGCCGACCTGGACGGCGGGCTGATCAAAGGGTTCCGGCAGAGCCCGACCCTGCCCTACTGGATCAACGGCGGCATCTACGTGCTGGAGCCGGAGTGCGTCGACCTGCTCCCCGACAAAGGCGACCACGAGGACTCGACCTTCCCCGAGCTGGCCCGGCAGGGCAAACTCGGCGGCTACCGGATCGACGGGTACTGGCGCGGCATCGACACGGTGAAGGACGTCATCGAGGCGACGAACGACCTCGAACAAATCGGGTAACAATCCCTCACCGGTAGACTCCAACCCAATGGCAAAGACCGAACCCCGCACCGAACAGGACCAGACCATGTCCAGCTCCCCGGACCCAGGCGTCTCCAAGACCTCGGTCGACTACCGCATCGAGCAGATGCGCGCCCGCGAAGAGGAGGCCAGGCAGGGCGGCGGCGCGGCGGCCATCTCCAAGCAGCACGAGAAGGGCAAGCTAAGCGCCCGGGAGCGCATCGACCTCCTTCTGGACCCCGGCTCTTTCGAGGAGACGGACATGCTGGCCCGCCACCGGGTACACGGCTTCGGGATGGAGGACAAGCGGCCCTACGGCGACGGCGTCGTCACCGGCTGGGGCACGGTCAACGGCCGAAAGGTCTTCGTCTACTCCCAGGACTTCACGATCTTCGGCGGGTCGCTCGGCGAGGTCGTGTCCGAGAAGATCTGCAAGATCATGGACCTGGCGCTCGCCACCGGGGCCCCCGTGATCGGCCTGAACGACTCGGGCGGCGCCCGCATCCAGGAGGGTGCGGCGGGCCTGGCCGGCTACGCCTACATCTTCGACCGCAACGTCCGGTCCTCCGGAGTCATCCCACAGATCTCGGTGATCCTCGGGCCGAGCGCCGGCGGGGCGGTCTACTCCCCCGCCATCACCGACTTCGTATTCATGAGCCAGGGAACCTCGCACATGTACATCACCGGCCCGGCGGTAATCAAGACCGTCACCGGCGAGGAGGTCACGCAGGAGGAGCTGGGCGGGGCCATGGCCCACGCCTCCCGGTCCGGCGTCTGCCACTTCGTCGGCGAGGACGAGCGCCACACGCTGGAAACCGTCCGTTACCTGCTGAGCTTCATCCCCTCGAACAACGCCGAGAAGGCTCCCTTCTTCCCGCCCTCCGACGACCCGAACCGGGAGGAGGACCGCCTGGTAGAGCTCATGCCGGACGAGGCGAACAAGCCCTACGACATGCACGAGGTCATCAAGCTGGTCTTCGACGACGGCGAGTTCCTCGAGGTCTTCCCCCACTGGGCCCGCAACATCATCACCGGGTTCTCCCGGCTGAACGGCCACTCGGTGGGCATCGTCGCCAACCAGCCCCAGGTGCTGGCCGGCTGCCTGGACATCGACGCTTCGGCCAAGGGCGCCCGGTTCGTCAGGTTCTGCGACGCGTTCAACATCCCGTTGATCGCCCTGGTCGACGTCCCCGGATTCCTTCCGGGCCTCTCCCAGGAGTACGGCGGGATCATCCGCCACGGCGCCAAACTGCTCTACGCCTTCACCGAGGCCACCGTGCCGCGCATGACCGTGATCACCCGGAAGGCCTACGGCGGCGCCTACCTGGTGATGAACTCCAAGCACATCCGCTCCGACGTGAACTTCGCCTGGCCCACCGCCGAGATTGCGGTCATGGGCCCCGAGGGGGCGGTCAACGTGGTCTTCAAGCGCCAGCTCGAAGGTGCCGAGGACCCGGTCGCCAAACGCAAGGAGCTGATCGACGAGTACACCGAGAAGTTCGCCAACCCGTTCATCGCCGCCGAGCGGGGCTACATCGACGCGGTGATCGAGCCCCAGCAAACCCGCTCCCGCCTGATCAAGGCCCTGGAGATGCTGCAGACCAAGCGGGAGAACCTGCCGGCCCGAAAGCACGGCAACATCCCCCTGTGAGCCTGGCTTCCGGTTCCGATGCGGCCCGCCGCCACGCCCGCCGGGTGGAGTGGCTCTCCATAAAGCCCGAGCCCACCCCCACCGAACGGATTGCCCTCATGGCAGCCCTCGAGCTGGCGCTCGGCACCGAGGCGAAGGAGATCCCGGCGTCGGGCTGGTCCTCTCCGCAGTACCGGGATGGGAGCTCGCTCCGGCCCGGAATGAGAGTCTGGACCGCAGGGGTCGAGTCGGAGGCCCCCAGACAGCCGGCGCTGCCCTCGAAAACCGGGCGCAGAACCTAGTCAGTCGGGGGATGTTTACCTGAATCTGGGCTCGGGTAGACCTCCAAGCGAGTCAAGGTAGGCTCACTGAAAGGAGCAGTCATGCCCGACGAAGAAGGCAACATGAAGGCCGATTCAGGTACCGACACCCCGCTCCACGCCTACAAGCAGGAGTCCGGAGGCGGCAGCTCTGACCCGCACCAGGACGACGTTCAGGGCGACCCCACGGGCGGCGATGTAGTGCAGCAGCCGGTTGAAGAGCGCCAGGACCCGGGCAAGCACTAACCCCACCGTCCGGCCTTTCAGCCCCAGGGCCGGCTCAACCAGTTTTAGCGATAGCTACGTTTTCCAGCCCCGGCCCAGTCGGGGTTGGAAACCGTAGCTTTTCGCGTCAGGGGGTTTTCCAGTTCGACCGGCACCACTCCGCCGTCCGGCGCAGGCCCTCCTCGAGCGACACCTTCGGCTCCCAGCCGAGCAGCTCCGTGGCCCTCGTGAGATCCGGCCGGCGGTTCTGCGGGTCGTCCACCGGCCGGGGCTCGTAGATGATCTCCGAGTCCGCGCTCAGGGCCTTCTTCACGATCCCGGCGATTTCGAGGATCGTCGCCTCCCCCGGGTTGCCGATGTTGACCGGCTGCGCC contains:
- a CDS encoding glycosyltransferase family 2 protein; this encodes MEPTQTAHPTMSAVVLNYNGGKMVLDCVAALQAQSPPCYEIVCVDNHSGDGSANDVEARFPGVRIVRLRENLGFAGGMNRAIDASSGDYVALINLDVTLSPDYLDLCAQALTADPTLAGVTGKLLRPDEADPPILDTTGHTVYRNRRAVDRGEREPDLGQYDGDTGLFSICGAAPILRRTALEDVRLDGQYFDEDFFAYFEDFDLCWRAQLRGWHFAYVPQARGTHYRGGSGGKSSTFILSCNHRNRLLVMLHNDSPASFLRHLPGIAYTEVRATLHMLSLRPAALVRAWAAFFRLLPRQIGKRRRIQAGRKVPWQELEHWFQSYDYRFSEMLRRARQRKAVR
- a CDS encoding acyl-CoA carboxylase subunit beta: MSSSPDPGVSKTSVDYRIEQMRAREEEARQGGGAAAISKQHEKGKLSARERIDLLLDPGSFEETDMLARHRVHGFGMEDKRPYGDGVVTGWGTVNGRKVFVYSQDFTIFGGSLGEVVSEKICKIMDLALATGAPVIGLNDSGGARIQEGAAGLAGYAYIFDRNVRSSGVIPQISVILGPSAGGAVYSPAITDFVFMSQGTSHMYITGPAVIKTVTGEEVTQEELGGAMAHASRSGVCHFVGEDERHTLETVRYLLSFIPSNNAEKAPFFPPSDDPNREEDRLVELMPDEANKPYDMHEVIKLVFDDGEFLEVFPHWARNIITGFSRLNGHSVGIVANQPQVLAGCLDIDASAKGARFVRFCDAFNIPLIALVDVPGFLPGLSQEYGGIIRHGAKLLYAFTEATVPRMTVITRKAYGGAYLVMNSKHIRSDVNFAWPTAEIAVMGPEGAVNVVFKRQLEGAEDPVAKRKELIDEYTEKFANPFIAAERGYIDAVIEPQQTRSRLIKALEMLQTKRENLPARKHGNIPL
- a CDS encoding glycosyltransferase, whose translation is MRISLISTLLNEAAGLKEMLAAVDGQTRAPDEVVIVDGGSTDGSLEILQGWADGRPEIRIESRRGANISAGRNAAIRLATGDVIAVTDFGCTLDPEWLAALAAGFEGGADVVMGFYAPDPRSRFERVVACLNLPDASEVDPDKFMPSSRSVAFRKTVWEKAGGYPEWLAIGEDMYFNFRVLDTGARRVFAPGALVHWRLRPDLRSTLRQYFRYGEGDGRAGMYPKRHALRFGTYAGAAGFLAVASRRPALLALVPVAVGVRMAPAYRRAFKRLDAAEAALALAVLPVLEMLIDLAKMAGYVSGRIAGQPVQPRATPYS
- a CDS encoding nucleotidyltransferase family protein produces the protein MQAIVLAGGKATRMRPYTDDRPKAMVEVAGMPIVEHQIRWLVDNGVKEIVVSCGYKAEILQEHLQDGQDVGAAITYAVESEPLGRGGGLKFAARRVPHPEQFTFALNGDVLSRFALADLLAHHRSVGATATVALAPYKTTWGIADLDGGLIKGFRQSPTLPYWINGGIYVLEPECVDLLPDKGDHEDSTFPELARQGKLGGYRIDGYWRGIDTVKDVIEATNDLEQIG
- a CDS encoding glycosyltransferase family 2 protein, with amino-acid sequence MLVLHFPGEAAIPDPAQAADLALVVINFDSGDHLRNCITHLCAAAAGIPVQVVVVDNASTDGSRDGVEAIDPRVTVLDNTLNVGYGRACNQGFKATNAPFVWFLNPDIVPDSDSLGKMLAAISARPDAGVMGPRLLNPDGTTYPSCRVVPKIGVAVGHAIFGLISDKNRFTRAYKLMDISHDSEQEVDWVSGAAMLIRREAFEQVGGFDEGFFMYVEDLDLCSRIKDAGWKNVYYPGAQMLHYVAGSSRRHPYKMIRHHHFSLIRFAARRLKGPLKIFVPAVAAGLIVRMLLVWGELFFRKGSRRANSSTA
- a CDS encoding glycosyltransferase family 1 protein, whose protein sequence is MRIGIHADPAAHSIPGGVGVYVRRLVDELLAAPGDDELNLIISRFATPPAAWVEATMIRPQLKFAALYAAWNFANRPPITETLDVVHATNLVIPPAAGAALVSTIHDLAVDQMPEVVPFPWRQLYRRGLKRALEESKVICAVSEATKQGIVDAYGTDPERILVTPEAANVTPASPVDDNVFKRLGIEGPYVLNVGTVEPRKNQARLVKAFVDAGPHLAGHTLVLAGIPGWGQEEVEAVIEKLKVRHRVILSGKVTNLELASLYSRASIFALPSLYEGFGIPLVEAMSFGIPSVAGSTPALAELAGDAALLADARDANALAQALEQLASDEALRTRLAAAATARAAGYTWAKTARLTLTAYRRAAG